The Dehalogenimonas sp. 4OHTPN genome window below encodes:
- a CDS encoding Rossmann-like and DUF2520 domain-containing protein, producing the protein MTGGDLKIGIIGAGKAGTALAMGLSRAGYTVAAVASRSPASAYKLADRLPSAIAFDKPQGICEAADVVFIAVPDAAIGGTAAALTARPGVMACHVSAATPLDVLEPLRVQGAITGVFHPLQAIGSRAEAEILPGITFAIEAEEPLKALLQQMASRLGGRSVELSGADRVLYHVSAVMASNYLVTLVALAAGLWQGFANREQAARALVPLIRGTLDYIENIGIPECLTGPIARGDTATIKRHLEALVENAPQTLDIYRKLGLETIPVAAAKGGIDEGKAAELRALLEKRL; encoded by the coding sequence ATGACGGGCGGCGATTTAAAGATCGGCATCATCGGCGCCGGAAAGGCGGGCACCGCCCTGGCCATGGGCCTGTCGCGGGCCGGCTACACTGTGGCCGCCGTCGCCAGCCGCAGCCCGGCTTCAGCCTACAAACTGGCTGACCGACTGCCTTCAGCCATCGCCTTCGACAAGCCGCAAGGCATCTGCGAGGCGGCCGATGTGGTGTTCATCGCCGTTCCCGACGCCGCCATTGGCGGGACAGCCGCGGCGCTTACGGCCCGGCCCGGGGTGATGGCCTGCCACGTCTCCGCGGCGACGCCTCTCGATGTCCTCGAGCCGCTAAGAGTGCAGGGAGCGATCACCGGCGTATTTCATCCGCTGCAGGCTATCGGCTCCCGCGCCGAGGCGGAAATTCTGCCCGGCATCACCTTCGCCATCGAAGCCGAGGAGCCATTGAAGGCGCTGCTCCAGCAGATGGCTTCGCGGTTGGGCGGCCGCAGCGTGGAGCTTTCCGGCGCCGACCGGGTTTTGTACCATGTGTCGGCGGTCATGGCTTCCAACTACCTGGTGACTCTCGTCGCCCTGGCCGCCGGGCTGTGGCAGGGCTTCGCCAACCGGGAACAGGCCGCCAGGGCCCTGGTACCCCTCATCCGCGGCACACTGGACTACATCGAGAATATCGGCATACCGGAATGCCTCACCGGGCCGATCGCCCGCGGCGACACGGCCACCATTAAGCGGCACCTCGAGGCGCTCGTCGAAAATGCCCCGCAGACGTTGGATATTTACCGAAAACTCGGACTGGAAACCATACCCGTCGCCGCCGCCAAAGGCGGCATTGATGAGGGAAAAGCCGCCGAACTCAGAGCATTACTGGAGAAGAGACTATGA
- the panD gene encoding aspartate 1-decarboxylase, with the protein MRTMLKSKLHRARVTRCDLEYEGSITIDRDLLKAADILPFEQVQVLNLNNSARFATYAIEGEAGSGEIGLNGAAARCACKGDLVIILTYDQVAEDQLSSHMPTLVYVDENNRITSVKQAIGAISF; encoded by the coding sequence ATGAGAACGATGCTTAAGAGCAAGCTGCACCGGGCGCGGGTCACCCGCTGCGACCTGGAATACGAGGGCAGCATCACCATTGACCGCGACCTCTTGAAAGCCGCCGATATCCTGCCGTTCGAGCAGGTGCAGGTGCTCAATTTGAACAACAGCGCCCGATTCGCCACCTATGCTATCGAAGGCGAGGCGGGCTCTGGCGAGATAGGCCTCAACGGCGCCGCCGCCCGCTGCGCCTGTAAAGGTGACCTGGTCATCATACTAACTTATGACCAGGTGGCTGAGGATCAGCTTTCCAGCCATATGCCTACACTGGTTTACGTAGACGAAAATAACCGCATTACCTCGGTGAAGCAGGCTATCGGCGCGATTTCTTTCTAA
- the panB gene encoding 3-methyl-2-oxobutanoate hydroxymethyltransferase, which translates to MRTTVQQVKDYKARGERFAMLTAYDYSTAKIIDAAGIPIILVGDSLGTVVLGYESTIPVTMDDMIHHTKAVVRGSSKAMVVGDMPFMTYHITIEETMRNAARFIQEAGAQAVKLEGGITIADKVKKLVDCGIPVMGHIGLTPQSVNQLSGYRVQGRTPEAARRLLADARALEAAGAFAIVLETMPSELSAYITSRINIPTIGIGAGPGCDGQVQVISDLLGLFTDFVPKHAGRYDKLADEIAEAVTTYASDVKSGVFPAAEHGFDMNEAVIEDLRREDEST; encoded by the coding sequence ATGAGAACCACCGTCCAGCAGGTCAAGGACTACAAAGCCAGGGGCGAGAGGTTCGCCATGCTTACCGCCTACGACTATTCGACGGCGAAAATCATCGACGCCGCCGGAATCCCGATCATACTGGTCGGGGACTCCCTGGGCACAGTAGTCCTCGGATATGAATCGACCATACCGGTGACCATGGACGATATGATCCACCACACCAAAGCCGTCGTCCGGGGCTCTAGTAAAGCCATGGTAGTGGGCGACATGCCGTTCATGACCTATCACATCACCATCGAGGAGACAATGCGGAACGCCGCCCGCTTCATCCAGGAGGCCGGCGCCCAGGCGGTCAAACTCGAAGGCGGCATCACCATAGCCGACAAGGTAAAAAAACTGGTCGACTGCGGCATACCTGTGATGGGCCATATCGGCCTCACCCCGCAGTCGGTCAACCAACTATCCGGCTATAGGGTGCAGGGCCGGACGCCGGAGGCGGCCAGGAGACTGCTGGCCGACGCCCGGGCTCTGGAAGCCGCCGGAGCCTTCGCCATCGTCTTGGAGACGATGCCGTCCGAGCTCTCGGCCTATATCACCTCAAGAATCAATATACCTACCATCGGAATCGGCGCCGGGCCCGGCTGCGACGGCCAGGTGCAGGTCATCTCCGACCTGCTGGGCCTGTTCACCGACTTCGTGCCTAAACACGCCGGCCGCTACGATAAGCTGGCCGACGAGATCGCCGAAGCGGTGACAACCTACGCCAGCGACGTGAAGAGCGGGGTGTTCCCAGCCGCCGAACACGGTTTCGACATGAATGAGGCGGTCATCGAAGACCTGCGGCGGGAAGATGAAAGTACTTAG
- the panC gene encoding pantoate--beta-alanine ligase, whose translation MKVLRSISALRDYRKQLAGSVGLVLTMGFLHEGHLSLVRRSKAECEYTFVSIFVNPTQFGPDEDFGAYPRDTNRDLKLLENTGADAVFLPGAGEMYPPGADTVVVPGKTAHRLEGAARPGHFRGVATVVLKLFNLIQPQRAYFGQKDAQQAAVIRKMVADLDVPVEIAVMPTVREGDGLAMSSRNTYLNPAEREAATVLYRSLKLAEELINGGERDAEIVRQRMTELISAEPLAHIDYVSVADAGSLDELAFVIRPALVSLAVRIGRTRLIDNVTLT comes from the coding sequence ATGAAAGTACTTAGGTCGATCAGCGCGTTACGCGATTACCGGAAACAATTGGCGGGGAGCGTCGGGCTGGTGCTGACTATGGGTTTCCTTCATGAGGGACACCTGTCCCTGGTACGCAGGTCGAAGGCCGAGTGCGAGTATACTTTTGTCAGCATCTTCGTCAATCCCACCCAGTTTGGACCGGACGAGGATTTCGGCGCTTATCCCCGGGACACTAACCGGGATCTAAAGCTGCTTGAAAACACCGGCGCCGACGCCGTGTTTTTACCCGGCGCCGGGGAAATGTATCCCCCCGGCGCCGATACTGTCGTCGTGCCCGGAAAAACCGCCCATAGGCTGGAGGGCGCCGCTCGGCCCGGCCACTTCCGCGGAGTAGCCACCGTCGTCCTCAAGCTGTTCAACTTGATCCAGCCGCAGCGAGCCTACTTCGGCCAGAAGGACGCCCAGCAGGCGGCGGTCATCAGGAAGATGGTCGCCGACCTCGACGTGCCGGTCGAAATCGCCGTCATGCCCACGGTGAGGGAAGGCGACGGCCTGGCCATGAGCAGCCGCAATACCTATCTGAATCCGGCCGAACGTGAAGCCGCCACGGTGCTCTACCGGTCATTGAAGCTGGCTGAGGAACTGATCAACGGCGGAGAGAGGGACGCCGAAATCGTCCGGCAGCGGATGACAGAACTGATCTCAGCTGAACCGCTTGCCCACATCGATTATGTTTCGGTGGCCGACGCCGGCAGCCTTGATGAGCTGGCTTTCGTTATCAGGCCGGCCTTGGTATCTCTTGCTGTCCGTATCGGGCGGACGCGGTTAATCGACAACGTCACACTGACTTAG
- a CDS encoding MFS transporter, with translation MPNLDATVPPASDSKKILGVRPNVFYLGLTSFFTDISSEMIFTLVPLFLANVLGVAPSVIGLVGGVSDSTEALVKIYSGRLADRLRRYKALSIAGYGLSTLAKPFMYLAGHWTAVLGIRFADRLGKGLRTSPRDALIAASIEPKERGRSFGLHKAMDSAGAFLGLFIAATVIYLTQRGSVDLTQDTFRLLVVIGVIPAVISVVILATMVKDPRRAAWVEVEKTGFRDTVNGMSREFKLFLLVLGIFTLGNSSSFFAILRAQNLGNSVLDVTLMLVVFNITYMLAATPAGVLSDRLGRRTLMMIGWGIYAAAYLGFAAAGASWHIWLLFAVFGVYYGIVEGVAKAFVADLVPPEKRGTAFGMYHGVLGLLLLPASLIAGFLWQEVSPASPFFFGAAMAFLAMLGLMVLVKPAKSV, from the coding sequence ATGCCGAATCTCGATGCCACCGTGCCACCTGCCTCTGACTCGAAAAAGATCCTCGGCGTGCGCCCCAACGTCTTCTATCTTGGCCTGACCAGTTTTTTCACTGACATCTCGTCGGAGATGATATTTACCCTGGTGCCGCTGTTCCTGGCCAACGTCCTCGGCGTAGCCCCCTCCGTAATCGGCCTGGTCGGCGGCGTGTCGGATTCTACCGAGGCCCTGGTCAAGATTTACTCCGGCCGGCTGGCCGACAGGCTGCGCCGCTACAAGGCACTGTCGATAGCCGGCTACGGGCTGTCGACGCTGGCTAAGCCGTTCATGTACCTGGCCGGGCACTGGACCGCCGTGCTGGGCATCCGTTTCGCCGACCGGCTGGGCAAGGGGCTGCGCACCTCGCCGCGGGACGCCCTCATCGCCGCCTCGATCGAACCAAAAGAACGCGGGCGCAGTTTCGGCCTGCACAAAGCCATGGACTCGGCGGGGGCTTTCCTCGGCCTGTTCATCGCCGCGACGGTTATCTACCTGACCCAGCGCGGCAGTGTCGATCTGACCCAGGACACTTTCCGACTACTGGTCGTCATCGGCGTCATCCCGGCCGTCATCTCGGTCGTCATTTTGGCCACTATGGTCAAGGATCCCCGCCGGGCGGCGTGGGTTGAGGTCGAAAAGACCGGCTTTCGCGATACGGTCAATGGCATGAGCCGGGAATTCAAGCTGTTCCTGCTGGTGCTCGGCATCTTCACCCTGGGCAATTCGTCGAGCTTCTTCGCCATCCTCCGGGCGCAAAATCTGGGCAATTCCGTCCTCGATGTCACCCTGATGCTGGTTGTCTTCAACATCACCTATATGCTGGCGGCGACGCCGGCCGGCGTCCTGTCAGACCGGCTTGGCCGCAGAACCCTGATGATGATCGGCTGGGGCATCTACGCCGCCGCGTATCTGGGATTCGCCGCCGCCGGCGCCAGCTGGCATATCTGGCTGCTGTTCGCCGTCTTTGGCGTCTATTACGGCATCGTGGAGGGGGTGGCTAAGGCTTTCGTCGCCGACCTGGTACCGCCGGAGAAGCGGGGTACCGCCTTCGGCATGTACCACGGCGTGCTGGGACTGCTGCTGCTACCGGCCAGCCTTATTGCCGGGTTCCTGTGGCAGGAGGTGTCACCCGCCAGCCCGTTCTTCTTCGGCGCGGCAATGGCGTTCCTGGCGATGCTCGGATTGATGGTGCTGGTCAAGCCGGCTAAGTCAGTGTGA
- a CDS encoding ABC transporter ATP-binding protein, translating into MDSDKLLEIKNLKVAVEGKEILHGISLSIKAGETHVIYGPNGSGKTTLLMTIMGFPKYKITGGQIIFEGQDVTDATLDERARVGIGLSFQRPPIVRGVKTRDMVTACFRGREDGDTLSRLAERANMTDFLDRDINYGFSGGETKRSELLQLLAQSPDLVLLDEPESGVDLENIALIGDLINDLLEKTHPMRNRTRSGLIISHTGHILEYVNARTGYVMFEGRIICEGDPHEILETIKIKGYGECASCQICKR; encoded by the coding sequence ATGGACAGCGATAAATTATTGGAAATTAAGAACCTCAAGGTAGCCGTCGAGGGCAAAGAAATCCTCCATGGCATCAGCTTGTCAATCAAAGCCGGCGAGACTCATGTTATCTACGGTCCCAACGGCAGCGGCAAGACTACCCTGCTCATGACCATTATGGGCTTCCCGAAATACAAAATTACCGGCGGCCAGATCATCTTCGAGGGACAGGACGTTACCGATGCTACCCTGGACGAGCGGGCGCGCGTCGGCATAGGTCTTTCCTTCCAGCGTCCCCCGATTGTCCGCGGCGTTAAGACCCGGGATATGGTTACCGCCTGCTTCCGAGGCCGCGAGGACGGCGACACGCTGTCGCGCCTGGCGGAAAGAGCCAACATGACCGATTTCCTGGACCGGGACATCAACTACGGCTTTTCCGGCGGCGAGACCAAGCGTTCCGAACTGCTGCAGCTCCTGGCCCAAAGCCCCGATCTGGTACTCCTGGACGAACCGGAATCCGGTGTTGACCTGGAAAACATCGCTCTCATCGGCGACCTGATCAACGACCTGCTGGAAAAAACCCATCCGATGCGCAACCGCACCCGCAGCGGACTGATCATCTCCCATACCGGCCATATTCTTGAATATGTCAATGCCCGCACGGGATATGTTATGTTTGAAGGCCGCATCATCTGCGAGGGCGACCCCCATGAAATCCTGGAAACCATCAAAATCAAAGGTTATGGAGAGTGCGCCTCATGTCAGATCTGCAAAAGGTAA
- a CDS encoding SufD family Fe-S cluster assembly protein: MSDLQKVKAPDFSERARAAAAKKAAAGPDIDLDGFKVPVRGEKGYLDSPETISEKDKSRMLESGIMLDDRTGRSGTFVQMDNTPVHFHAAQQGIEVMSISAAWEKYDWLKDYWWKAVAVDADKYTAHVELHGADGYFIRALPGVKTDYPVQACLYLEAGKAVQDVHNIIIAEEGSELHIITGCAVAHRQEMGLHLGVSEFYIKKGAKITFSMIHTWSPETEVRPRTGAIIEEDGLFLSNYVIMKPVHSIQASPIARCVGKNATVRFNSIMVATPGSHMDLGSRAFLNAPGARTEMIARAITAGGEIVSRGYMEGNAPDIKGHLECRGLILKDNGSIHAIPELKATVPNVDLSHEAAVGKIAEDEVEYLMARGLTRDEATAAIIRGFLKVDIEGLPPMLNAELRKAVEASEKEAL, from the coding sequence ATGTCAGATCTGCAAAAGGTAAAGGCTCCTGATTTCTCCGAACGCGCCCGGGCCGCCGCGGCTAAAAAAGCCGCCGCCGGGCCGGATATCGACCTCGACGGGTTCAAGGTGCCGGTCAGGGGCGAAAAAGGTTACCTGGACAGCCCGGAGACCATTTCCGAAAAAGATAAAAGCCGCATGCTGGAGTCCGGAATCATGCTGGACGACCGGACCGGCCGTTCCGGCACCTTCGTCCAGATGGACAACACCCCGGTGCACTTCCACGCCGCCCAGCAAGGCATCGAGGTCATGAGCATCTCCGCCGCCTGGGAGAAGTACGACTGGCTCAAGGACTACTGGTGGAAGGCGGTGGCCGTAGACGCCGACAAGTATACCGCCCATGTTGAGCTCCACGGTGCCGACGGCTATTTCATCCGCGCCCTCCCGGGAGTCAAGACCGATTACCCCGTCCAGGCCTGCCTCTACCTGGAGGCCGGCAAAGCGGTCCAGGATGTTCACAACATTATCATCGCCGAGGAAGGCTCGGAGCTGCATATCATCACCGGCTGCGCCGTTGCCCACCGCCAGGAGATGGGCCTGCATCTGGGCGTCTCCGAGTTCTACATCAAAAAGGGCGCCAAGATAACATTTTCCATGATTCACACCTGGTCGCCGGAGACCGAGGTACGGCCGCGTACCGGAGCGATCATCGAAGAGGACGGATTGTTCCTATCCAACTACGTTATCATGAAACCGGTGCACTCCATCCAGGCATCGCCGATCGCCCGATGCGTCGGAAAGAACGCCACGGTGCGCTTCAACTCGATCATGGTGGCCACTCCCGGCTCCCATATGGATCTGGGTTCCCGCGCCTTTCTCAACGCTCCGGGTGCCCGCACCGAGATGATCGCCCGGGCAATCACCGCCGGCGGCGAGATCGTTTCGCGCGGCTACATGGAGGGCAACGCGCCCGACATCAAGGGGCATCTGGAATGCCGCGGCCTGATTCTTAAAGATAACGGCTCCATCCACGCCATCCCGGAACTAAAAGCTACGGTTCCCAACGTCGACCTGTCCCATGAGGCGGCGGTGGGTAAGATTGCCGAAGACGAAGTGGAATACCTGATGGCCCGGGGTTTAACCCGTGACGAAGCCACCGCAGCTATCATTCGCGGTTTCTTGAAAGTGGATATCGAGGGTCTGCCGCCGATGCTTAACGCCGAACTGCGCAAAGCGGTGGAAGCCTCGGAAAAAGAAGCTTTATAA
- a CDS encoding zinc ribbon domain-containing protein, giving the protein MPLYDYICQKCKNKFEMLRKFSDSSPVACPKCASTEVTRKPATFITGGDKHKQHPHWPFERG; this is encoded by the coding sequence GTGCCGCTTTACGACTATATTTGCCAGAAATGTAAAAACAAGTTCGAGATGCTCAGGAAGTTTTCGGATTCCAGTCCCGTCGCCTGCCCGAAATGCGCCTCAACCGAGGTAACCCGCAAACCCGCAACCTTCATCACCGGCGGTGATAAGCACAAGCAGCATCCTCACTGGCCTTTTGAGCGGGGATAA
- a CDS encoding zinc ribbon domain-containing protein, producing the protein MPLYEYRCEKCKKKFELLRKVTDTSPVTCPNCGDTEIKKKASTFVTTGKAPRKMPWELS; encoded by the coding sequence ATGCCGCTATACGAATACCGCTGCGAAAAATGCAAAAAGAAGTTTGAACTCCTTCGTAAGGTCACTGACACGTCACCTGTGACCTGCCCCAACTGCGGCGATACCGAAATCAAAAAGAAGGCTTCCACCTTCGTCACCACGGGGAAGGCGCCGCGCAAGATGCCCTGGGAGTTATCCTAG
- a CDS encoding zinc ribbon domain-containing protein, with amino-acid sequence MPIYEYSCKSCAKRFELLRRLSDTAAVTCPKCGSYEVERKISNFSCGIGGGAGSYGGAGCGPSPRVSS; translated from the coding sequence ATGCCTATTTACGAGTATTCATGCAAGTCTTGCGCCAAGAGATTTGAGTTGCTCCGCCGCCTGTCCGATACGGCGGCGGTGACCTGCCCAAAATGCGGCTCCTATGAAGTTGAACGTAAGATATCAAATTTCAGTTGCGGCATCGGGGGCGGCGCGGGTAGTTACGGCGGCGCCGGCTGCGGGCCGTCGCCAAGGGTTTCATCTTGA
- a CDS encoding YkgJ family cysteine cluster protein, with translation MPNYFKALGVSDADLAVARGLAAGHFSGQFGEKYKKYVARVGAALLEIYPPAHKLPPEEIIDLISIIDIIGPDSRGLMKRLKESCTGCGWCCSQTKRIVVDEEDTLRISRKLKQRREDLFIFDGKEWLIKKAHPCGWWNPKNGRCLIYADRPHTCRVWPLGVTEAGHKTIQPMEHCNYAVMVTVNKVIWTLENAAKQSGE, from the coding sequence ATGCCGAATTATTTTAAAGCTTTAGGTGTGTCCGATGCCGACCTGGCTGTCGCCCGCGGTCTGGCGGCAGGGCACTTCAGCGGTCAATTTGGGGAAAAATACAAAAAGTATGTTGCCCGGGTCGGCGCGGCGCTGCTCGAAATTTACCCGCCGGCTCACAAGCTGCCGCCTGAAGAAATTATCGACCTGATCAGCATTATCGACATCATCGGGCCCGATTCCAGAGGCCTGATGAAGCGGCTCAAGGAGTCGTGCACCGGCTGCGGCTGGTGTTGTTCCCAGACCAAGCGGATCGTCGTTGACGAGGAAGATACCCTGCGCATCAGCCGTAAACTGAAGCAAAGGCGCGAAGACCTGTTCATATTCGACGGCAAAGAATGGTTGATAAAGAAAGCGCACCCGTGCGGCTGGTGGAACCCCAAAAACGGCCGCTGCCTGATTTACGCCGACCGCCCCCATACCTGCCGCGTCTGGCCGCTTGGCGTGACTGAAGCCGGTCATAAAACCATCCAGCCGATGGAGCACTGCAATTACGCGGTGATGGTGACGGTCAACAAAGTAATTTGGACCCTGGAGAACGCCGCCAAGCAAAGCGGCGAATGA
- a CDS encoding YgiQ family radical SAM protein: protein MFLPTTKAELNAIGWNQLDVVLVTGDSYIDSPFIGAAVIGKMLARAGYRVGIIAQPDIHSAADITRLGEPRLFWGITGGCIDSMIANYTSLKKKRRSDDYTPGGRNTRRPDRAAIVYTNLIRQHFKNTAPIVIGGLEASLRRVAHYDYWDDRVRGSILFDAKADYLIYGMAEKAAAELAGTLNQGGDVQQIRGLCYIAGEAEMAAVRKNYIELPPLDAVEKDKEAFIHMFHAFYQNNDPITAQGLYQKHGNRYLVQNPPQPLMSQLELDGVFSLGFERAQHPYYENLGKVKALETIKFSILSHRGCYGECNFCAIAVHEGRTVQWRSEQSILAEARELTKYPDFTGYIRDVGGPTANMYGFECGHKLERGPCSNKRCLYPDVCPTLNVDHTKQVSLLKKMRKIEGIKKVFVASGVRPDLVLADRQHGEPYLKEVVGHHVSGQMKVAPEHSEESVLRFMGKPSAASTLKFKAMFDRLSKAAGKEQFLTYYLIAAHPGCTVADMRNLKAFAAKNLKMNPEQVQVFLPAPSTYSSLMYYTGMNPFTGKPIFVEKEPRLKNFQKDIITEPTDEKRIATRRGLGYNQSHEKRPRLPQAKR from the coding sequence ATGTTTCTACCTACCACTAAAGCAGAACTTAACGCCATTGGCTGGAACCAACTCGACGTTGTCCTGGTCACCGGCGATTCATATATCGACAGCCCTTTCATCGGTGCCGCCGTCATCGGCAAGATGCTTGCGCGGGCCGGGTACCGCGTCGGCATCATCGCCCAGCCAGACATTCATTCGGCGGCGGACATCACCCGCCTGGGTGAGCCGAGGCTTTTCTGGGGCATCACCGGCGGCTGCATCGACAGCATGATCGCCAACTACACCTCGCTCAAGAAGAAACGGAGAAGCGACGACTACACCCCCGGCGGCCGGAACACCCGCCGCCCCGACCGTGCCGCCATTGTTTATACCAACCTCATCCGGCAGCATTTCAAGAACACCGCCCCGATAGTTATCGGGGGGTTGGAAGCCTCGCTGCGGCGGGTGGCTCATTACGACTACTGGGACGACCGGGTCCGCGGCTCGATCCTCTTCGACGCCAAGGCGGATTACCTGATCTACGGCATGGCTGAAAAAGCGGCGGCCGAACTGGCCGGAACCCTCAATCAAGGCGGCGATGTACAGCAAATCCGCGGCCTGTGCTATATCGCCGGCGAGGCCGAAATGGCAGCGGTGCGGAAGAACTACATTGAACTGCCGCCGCTGGATGCCGTCGAGAAGGACAAAGAAGCCTTCATCCACATGTTCCACGCCTTCTACCAAAACAACGACCCTATCACTGCTCAAGGGCTGTACCAGAAACATGGCAACCGCTACCTGGTGCAGAACCCGCCGCAGCCCTTGATGAGCCAATTAGAACTCGACGGCGTCTTCAGCCTGGGTTTCGAACGTGCCCAGCACCCCTATTACGAAAACCTGGGTAAAGTGAAAGCCCTGGAAACGATCAAGTTCTCGATATTATCCCACCGCGGGTGCTACGGCGAGTGCAACTTCTGCGCCATCGCCGTCCATGAAGGCCGCACCGTCCAGTGGCGGAGCGAACAATCGATCCTTGCTGAAGCGCGGGAACTGACCAAGTACCCGGACTTCACCGGCTACATCCGCGATGTCGGCGGGCCGACGGCCAACATGTACGGCTTTGAGTGCGGCCATAAACTGGAACGCGGCCCCTGCTCCAACAAGCGCTGCCTCTACCCGGATGTCTGTCCGACGCTCAACGTCGACCACACGAAGCAGGTTTCGCTGCTTAAAAAGATGCGCAAGATTGAAGGCATCAAGAAGGTCTTCGTCGCTTCCGGCGTCCGCCCGGACCTGGTGCTGGCCGATAGGCAGCACGGCGAACCGTACCTGAAAGAAGTCGTCGGCCATCATGTCTCCGGCCAGATGAAAGTGGCCCCGGAGCACTCTGAAGAAAGCGTGTTACGGTTCATGGGCAAGCCGTCCGCCGCTTCCACGCTCAAGTTCAAGGCAATGTTCGACCGGCTGTCCAAAGCGGCGGGCAAGGAGCAGTTCCTGACCTATTACCTAATTGCCGCCCATCCCGGCTGCACCGTCGCGGACATGCGTAACCTGAAAGCCTTTGCCGCCAAAAACCTCAAGATGAACCCGGAGCAGGTCCAGGTCTTCCTGCCCGCCCCTTCGACGTATTCAAGCCTGATGTATTACACCGGCATGAACCCCTTTACTGGCAAACCGATATTCGTTGAAAAAGAACCGCGGCTGAAAAACTTCCAGAAGGACATCATCACCGAGCCCACGGATGAAAAACGCATAGCCACCCGCCGCGGCTTGGGCTATAATCAGTCTCATGAGAAACGACCTCGCCTCCCTCAAGCAAAGCGCTAA
- a CDS encoding M20 family metallopeptidase, which yields MRNDLASLKQSAKESVASQSAALRKIALDIHDNPELGFKEKQAAGWLTAHLKQNGFAVEMGIADLPTAWKATYGSGKPVIAFVGEYDALPEVGHACGHNLIATASVGAAVAAKTLADKFGGTVVMIGTPAEELYGGKIPMVKKGIFNGLDAAMLVHPGSDSTAITRALAVVTLYIEYFGREAHAAAHPEQGINALDAMIIGYNGVTALRQHIEPSARLHGIITDGGKAANVVPGHAAGTFLVRAMTMKYLEELKERVLNCFRAGALATGAELSYHWDEHAYEPLLPNFTLAGLFAENIRSLGRDIELDDCSHAFGSTDMGNVSCVAPSLHGFLAIAPKGVSGHTKEFAAYAASEEGIKGMLDAAAGIAMTAADLFSNPETLVKVRSEFEKALK from the coding sequence ATGAGAAACGACCTCGCCTCCCTCAAGCAAAGCGCTAAAGAATCCGTCGCCTCCCAATCCGCCGCCCTCCGCAAGATAGCCCTGGACATTCACGATAATCCTGAGTTGGGCTTCAAGGAGAAGCAGGCCGCGGGCTGGCTCACCGCCCACCTCAAGCAAAACGGGTTTGCCGTCGAGATGGGCATCGCCGATCTGCCGACAGCCTGGAAGGCCACCTACGGCTCCGGCAAACCTGTTATCGCCTTCGTCGGTGAATACGACGCCCTGCCGGAGGTCGGTCACGCCTGCGGTCATAACCTCATCGCCACGGCGAGCGTCGGCGCCGCCGTAGCCGCCAAAACCCTCGCCGACAAGTTCGGCGGCACCGTGGTCATGATCGGCACCCCGGCCGAGGAGCTTTACGGCGGCAAGATTCCCATGGTCAAGAAGGGCATTTTCAACGGCCTGGACGCCGCCATGCTGGTGCACCCCGGCTCGGACTCGACGGCAATAACACGAGCACTAGCAGTGGTGACACTTTATATCGAGTATTTCGGGCGAGAAGCCCACGCCGCCGCCCACCCGGAGCAAGGTATTAACGCCCTGGATGCCATGATCATCGGTTATAACGGAGTGACGGCTTTACGGCAGCATATCGAGCCCTCCGCCCGCCTCCATGGGATTATCACTGATGGCGGCAAGGCAGCCAACGTGGTGCCGGGGCACGCCGCTGGCACCTTCCTGGTGCGCGCCATGACCATGAAGTACCTCGAGGAATTAAAGGAAAGGGTGTTAAACTGCTTCCGCGCCGGGGCGCTGGCGACCGGCGCCGAGCTTTCCTACCACTGGGACGAGCACGCCTACGAACCGCTGCTGCCAAATTTCACCCTGGCGGGGCTGTTCGCCGAGAATATCAGAAGCCTCGGCCGCGACATTGAACTCGACGACTGCTCCCACGCCTTCGGCTCCACCGATATGGGCAACGTTTCCTGCGTCGCGCCGTCGCTCCATGGCTTCTTGGCCATCGCCCCCAAGGGCGTCTCTGGCCACACCAAAGAGTTCGCCGCCTACGCCGCTTCAGAGGAAGGCATCAAGGGCATGCTGGACGCCGCGGCCGGCATCGCTATGACCGCCGCCGACCTCTTCTCCAACCCGGAGACGCTGGTCAAGGTCAGGTCCGAGTTTGAGAAGGCCCTCAAATAA